GGGGGTAAGAATGATCGGGAACCCTCCAGATTAGCGGTAGCCGACATGAACGGCCTCTTTGGCCAGGTCGCCGGGTAGCCTCCACCGCGAAGCCTTGAGCCAGGTCTAGTTTTCGGGTCCAGGTGGCCGCGGCGTAGCCGCCGGGCGGCATCACCTGGCCGCTCCTCCTAGATCAGACGCGCTTCGACCAAGTCGATCCGCAACTCTTGCGAGTAACTCGTGACCACTTTTGTGACCCCCCTGTGCGACCGCCAGCGACCTTCCACGAACGATGGCGTGGATGAAGTCCAGGAAACACGGGCGTGGAGGGTCGTGGAAGGGCGTGGAAGTGAAGGAGCAACGGCCTTCTAAGCCGTAGGTCGAAGGTTCGAGTCCTTCCTGGCGCGGTTCGTTTCCAGCTTCGGCATGGCGGCTCGTCGGGGCGGGGGACCGTCTCTTCCGTGCCCTTTGCCGTGGCCATCTGCCCTCGCGACCAGGTATTGCGCGTCGCGTGAGCATGCGGGAGAAGACGTCAGGCCCAGTGGCGTTGCCACCTAGCGAGGAGCCCCGATGACCCGATTGATTCTATTGGTTTCGACCCTGCTGACCCTGATCGCTGTGGCCGAGCCCGCGAGCGCGGAGATCTTCGGCTTGCTGGAGACACCGGACGGATTCGCCTCGCAGATCGGGAACGTGCAGGGCTGGGCGTACACGACGATGCCTGGGGCGGAGCTGATCCAGCCGTTCGACGTGCTGGTGAACGGGGTAAAGAAGATGGAGGTGCCGTGCTGCTCGGAGCGGGGCGACGTGAAGGGGGAGGACCCGGACATTCCGTTGCAGACGGGCTTCTCTGGCGTGACGAACTGGGCGCGTGAAGCCGGTGGAGACCCGATCGCGGTCCAGGTGAGGGTGCGGGACACGATGGGCGGCGAGAAGCTGCTGACGCAGCCGAGCGTGGCCGTGTACGGGCTGGCGAGCTTTCCGTTCAGCTCGGTGGTGGAGTGGGGGGAAGTGTCGGGTCCGGTATCGGACGGGCCGCAGGGCGGGCTGCCGCTGTCGATCACATCGCGGTGCACGCTGTCGAACACGGGCGTGTTCACGCCAGGCTCGGCGGAGCTGGTGTGCACGAACCTGGTATCGACCAAGGGGGACGGGTCGGAGGTGGAGATGTGCGCGGGAGGGGTACGCTTCGGCTGGGACAAGGCATCACAGGGTTTCAAGCAGGTGAGCGACTGCGAGGTGCTGCCGCGCTGGACGGACAACGGGGACGGGACGGCGACGGACAACACCACGGGGCTCGTGTGGGAGTTGAAGACCGACGACGGCTCCATCCACGACGTGGACAACCACTACGACTGGTCCACTGGTTCTCCCTGGAAGCCGGACGGGACGGCCTTCGTGGATTTTCTGGGCACGCTCAACGGGGGCGAGTCCCAGAACGGCGTCACGATCGAGGGCTGCTTTGCGGACGAGTGCGACTGGAGGTTGCCGACCGTCGTGGAGTTGGCGGGAATCCTCGACCTGAGCGTGCCGGGCTGCGGGGCCGATCCCTTTCCGCCGTGCACGACGATTCCGGGCGAGACCTTCTCGTCGTTCTACTGGTCGTCCTCTACCTTCACGGGCAACCCGGGCAGCGCGTGGGGCGTGGGCTTCTTCGATGGCCTCGTCAACTTCGGCAACAAGAACGG
The nucleotide sequence above comes from Candidatus Binatia bacterium. Encoded proteins:
- a CDS encoding DUF1566 domain-containing protein is translated as MTRLILLVSTLLTLIAVAEPASAEIFGLLETPDGFASQIGNVQGWAYTTMPGAELIQPFDVLVNGVKKMEVPCCSERGDVKGEDPDIPLQTGFSGVTNWAREAGGDPIAVQVRVRDTMGGEKLLTQPSVAVYGLASFPFSSVVEWGEVSGPVSDGPQGGLPLSITSRCTLSNTGVFTPGSAELVCTNLVSTKGDGSEVEMCAGGVRFGWDKASQGFKQVSDCEVLPRWTDNGDGTATDNTTGLVWELKTDDGSIHDVDNHYDWSTGSPWKPDGTAFVDFLGTLNGGESQNGVTIEGCFADECDWRLPTVVELAGILDLSVPGCGADPFPPCTTIPGETFSSFYWSSSTFTGNPGSAWGVGFFDGLVNFGNKNGVLYVRAVRGGS